In Humulus lupulus chromosome 6, drHumLupu1.1, whole genome shotgun sequence, a single genomic region encodes these proteins:
- the LOC133782535 gene encoding uncharacterized protein LOC133782535 — protein MKFLEFVSCCAPAATWGRTVRHQPIRRPEETRSLVEPVPRKRRRRKLGRLGAPGSTSSGSSGEWKPSLSSISEDKVIMEKREENRTVGSERLVKRKSISRSPRSSGGSWNYNDDYGRSAYPVVVPAFSPTPFVF, from the exons ATGAAATTCTTGGAGTTCGTTTCGTGCTGCGCACCAGCGGCGACGTGGGGCCGGACGGTTAGGCACCAGCCTATTCGGAGACCGGAGGAGACTAGGTCGCTAGTTGAGCCGGTGCCGCGGAAGCGACGGAGAAGAAAGCTTGGGCGTCTCGGCGCCCCCGGCTCGACTTCGTCGGGATCATCGGGGGAGTGGAAGCCGTCACTATCCTCAATCTCCGAGGACAAAGTGATCAtggagaaaagagaagagaatcGCACGGTTGGATCTGAGCGGCTCGTTAAGAGAAAGAGTATCTCTAGAAGTCCCCGGTCTAGTGGCGGTAGTTGGAACTATAACGACGATTATGG GCGATCTGCATATCCGGTTGTGGTTCCAGCTTTTTCTCCAACACCCTTCGTGTTTTAA